A portion of the Verrucomicrobiota bacterium genome contains these proteins:
- a CDS encoding prolyl oligopeptidase family serine peptidase — MKRTIFALLVLLANLGAVWGGTNDALTTDVAFTAACDGTEQRYVLMLPASFKSMQPHDLLVALHGHGSDRWQFVRDTRDECRAARDVAAAHGMIYVSPDYRAKTSWMGPKAEADLVQIIGELKKAYRVSRVFLCGASMGGTASLTFAALHPELVDGVASMNGTANLVEYAGFSEAIAASFGGSKAAIPEEYKKRSAEFWPERFTMPVGITSGGKDDVVPPQSVVRLANDLKARGREVLLIHREEAGHLTSYDDGRAIIEFVIQKARPGRTNL; from the coding sequence TCGCCAACCTGGGTGCGGTTTGGGGCGGGACGAACGATGCCCTGACCACGGATGTCGCTTTCACTGCGGCGTGTGACGGTACGGAGCAGCGTTATGTGCTGATGCTGCCGGCGAGCTTCAAGTCCATGCAACCACACGACCTGTTGGTCGCGTTGCACGGCCACGGCTCGGATCGCTGGCAATTTGTCCGCGATACGCGCGACGAGTGCCGCGCGGCGCGGGACGTGGCGGCGGCCCACGGGATGATCTACGTCTCGCCGGATTATCGCGCGAAAACTTCATGGATGGGCCCAAAGGCGGAAGCCGATCTTGTCCAGATCATCGGCGAGTTGAAAAAGGCGTATCGGGTGTCGCGCGTTTTCCTGTGCGGCGCTTCGATGGGCGGCACCGCGAGCCTGACGTTCGCGGCGTTGCATCCGGAACTTGTGGACGGCGTGGCTTCGATGAACGGGACGGCCAACCTGGTCGAGTATGCCGGTTTTTCGGAAGCGATTGCGGCCTCGTTCGGCGGCAGCAAGGCGGCGATCCCCGAGGAATATAAAAAGCGCAGCGCCGAATTTTGGCCGGAGCGCTTCACGATGCCGGTGGGCATCACGTCGGGCGGCAAGGACGACGTCGTGCCGCCCCAAAGCGTCGTGCGACTGGCCAATGATCTGAAAGCGCGTGGCCGCGAAGTGCTGCTGATCCATCGCGAGGAAGCCGGCCACTTGACGAGCTACGACGACGGCCGGGCCATCATCGAGTTCGTCATCCAAAAGGCGCGGCCCGGAAGAACCAATTTATGA
- a CDS encoding DegT/DnrJ/EryC1/StrS family aminotransferase, which produces MTAETDTKITLGPYATKIHEEELIELLDLWEFAPGLKEKIAGLIHDQADALKGPHLFRYYNPRPSKVAAAEQAFAELLGVKHVLAVNSCTSALIAALRALGVGAGDEVIVPAYTFFASAAVIGTCNAIPVIADVDDTLTLDPKDVERKITPRARAIIVVHMRGKPAQMDELMAIAARHKLAVIEDVAQAAGGSYKGRMLGSIGTMGCFSFDYYKILNSGEGGFVVTNDEWLHTRAQSWHDCAACWRPNRFATERREGELFCGENYRMSELQGAVALAQIRKARKFILGYRAAFTKIVGQLKLPAGVTLQRVSDPTGDACSNLILFLPSVEQTKRALAAMQAAGVPAGGIYDSKVKDWHIYTYWEHILDKKSVARDGLPWSGVPAEELPRYSPTMCPQCTDYLSRAIMIDIHWQYSKDDCAAIARAINQVLAAL; this is translated from the coding sequence ATGACTGCTGAAACCGACACCAAAATCACGCTGGGACCGTATGCGACGAAAATTCACGAGGAAGAGTTGATCGAACTGCTAGACCTGTGGGAGTTCGCCCCGGGGCTCAAGGAGAAGATCGCCGGACTGATCCACGACCAGGCGGATGCTTTGAAGGGGCCGCACCTCTTCCGCTACTACAACCCGCGACCGAGCAAGGTCGCCGCCGCGGAGCAGGCGTTCGCGGAGTTGCTGGGCGTCAAACACGTGCTGGCCGTGAACTCCTGCACGTCAGCGCTCATCGCGGCGCTGCGGGCGTTGGGCGTAGGCGCGGGCGACGAGGTGATCGTGCCGGCCTACACGTTCTTCGCGTCCGCCGCTGTGATTGGCACGTGCAACGCGATCCCGGTCATCGCGGACGTGGATGACACGCTCACACTGGATCCGAAAGACGTGGAGCGGAAGATCACGCCGCGCGCGCGCGCGATCATCGTCGTTCACATGCGCGGCAAACCGGCGCAGATGGATGAATTGATGGCGATTGCGGCACGGCACAAGCTCGCGGTGATCGAGGACGTGGCGCAGGCCGCCGGTGGTTCCTATAAAGGCCGCATGCTCGGCTCCATCGGGACGATGGGCTGCTTCAGTTTCGACTACTACAAGATTCTGAACTCTGGCGAAGGCGGCTTTGTCGTGACCAACGATGAGTGGCTGCACACCCGCGCGCAGTCGTGGCACGATTGCGCCGCGTGCTGGCGTCCCAACCGGTTCGCCACCGAGCGGCGCGAGGGCGAATTGTTCTGCGGCGAGAATTATCGTATGAGCGAATTGCAGGGCGCGGTGGCGCTGGCACAAATCCGGAAGGCGCGGAAGTTTATTCTGGGCTATCGCGCGGCGTTCACAAAGATCGTGGGCCAACTGAAGCTGCCAGCGGGAGTAACGCTCCAGCGGGTGTCGGATCCCACCGGCGATGCGTGCTCCAATCTGATTCTCTTCCTGCCGAGTGTGGAGCAGACCAAGCGTGCGCTCGCCGCGATGCAGGCCGCCGGCGTTCCGGCGGGCGGCATTTACGACAGCAAGGTCAAGGACTGGCACATCTACACGTACTGGGAGCATATCCTGGACAAGAAATCTGTGGCCCGCGATGGTCTGCCGTGGTCGGGCGTGCCGGCGGAGGAACTGCCGCGCTACTCGCCGACGATGTGTCCGCAATGCACGGATTACCTGTCGCGCGCAATCATGATAGACATCCACTGGCAATACTCGAAGGACGACTGCGCGGCCATTGCGCGGGCGATCAATCAAGTGCTGGCGGCGCTGTAA
- a CDS encoding TIM barrel protein — MKYGVCLEMQFPDRPFLDRIAAAGRAGVKFAELWFTDLTAWTNGMNKDDVKRPDKVRTTAAKAGVTLTNAVIGSPDGSIGGGLTDAKNRRAWLARAKDTLEFCREAGVGAAIVCTGNVVKALPRPRQRRNVLDGLAATAELAEKLKVNLWLEPLNDKVDHPDYFLTSSDEGAALCREVGSAQLKLLFDCYHMQIMEGDLCGHIFRNLDVIGHFHSAGHPGRHELWLGETNYPFVVREIEKTGYKGVFAFEYQPTLPPAESLKRTLRYLKEI, encoded by the coding sequence ATGAAATACGGGGTTTGCCTGGAAATGCAGTTTCCCGACCGTCCGTTTCTCGACCGCATCGCGGCGGCGGGACGGGCGGGCGTCAAGTTCGCCGAGCTGTGGTTCACCGACCTGACGGCGTGGACGAACGGGATGAACAAAGACGACGTGAAGCGCCCGGACAAAGTCCGCACCACCGCTGCCAAGGCGGGCGTGACGCTCACCAACGCCGTGATCGGTTCACCGGACGGCTCGATTGGCGGTGGGTTGACTGACGCCAAAAACCGCCGCGCCTGGCTCGCGCGGGCGAAGGACACGCTGGAATTCTGCCGCGAGGCGGGCGTCGGCGCGGCCATCGTCTGCACGGGCAACGTGGTGAAGGCCCTGCCGCGGCCACGCCAGCGCCGGAACGTGCTCGACGGCCTCGCGGCCACTGCGGAGTTGGCGGAGAAACTGAAGGTGAATCTTTGGCTGGAACCGTTGAACGACAAGGTTGACCACCCGGATTATTTCCTTACGAGTTCGGACGAGGGCGCGGCGCTCTGCCGCGAGGTTGGGTCGGCACAATTGAAGTTGCTCTTCGACTGCTATCACATGCAGATCATGGAAGGCGACTTATGCGGGCACATTTTCCGGAATCTGGACGTCATCGGCCATTTCCACTCGGCTGGGCATCCGGGCCGCCACGAACTGTGGCTGGGCGAGACGAATTATCCGTTCGTGGTCCGGGAAATTGAAAAGACCGGTTACAAAGGCGTGTTCGCCTTCGAATACCAGCCCACGCTGCCGCCGGCGGAAAGTTTGAAACGCACCCTCCGTTACCTGAAGGAGATTTGA
- a CDS encoding PIG-L family deacetylase, translating into MHRVLAFGCHPDDVEFICAGTLALLAQRGCEIHIAIMAGGDVGSPTLPRAEIRELRLKEAQAAADVIGARFHFAGGQDIEVEYNAEYRRRAIRVMRVVNPTIVFTHPPYDYLPDHEETSRLVRNAAFIGPVPNYDCGTPTPPTLRIPHLYYANAIGGRDIFGRPLPLTCAVDISTVMETKTRMLACHASQREWLRAIMNCDEYLDLMRKLAVNDGRRAGVAQAEGFIQHVGEGHPQDNVLKQLLGEKCIEFVKESRPGEAQTR; encoded by the coding sequence ATGCATCGAGTACTGGCTTTCGGCTGTCATCCGGACGACGTGGAGTTCATCTGCGCCGGCACACTGGCGTTGCTCGCGCAACGCGGCTGCGAAATTCACATCGCCATCATGGCCGGCGGCGACGTCGGCTCGCCGACCTTGCCGCGTGCGGAGATTCGCGAGTTGCGGCTCAAGGAAGCGCAGGCCGCCGCGGATGTCATCGGAGCGCGTTTCCATTTCGCAGGCGGCCAGGACATCGAGGTGGAATACAACGCCGAGTATCGCCGCCGCGCGATCCGCGTGATGCGCGTGGTGAACCCGACCATCGTGTTCACCCACCCGCCGTACGATTACCTGCCGGACCACGAGGAAACCTCCCGCCTCGTCCGCAACGCCGCCTTCATCGGTCCCGTGCCCAACTATGATTGCGGCACGCCCACGCCGCCGACCTTGCGCATCCCGCATTTGTATTACGCAAACGCCATCGGCGGGCGCGACATCTTTGGCCGCCCTTTGCCGCTCACCTGCGCGGTGGACATTTCCACCGTCATGGAAACCAAGACGCGGATGCTCGCCTGTCACGCCTCGCAGCGCGAATGGCTGCGCGCCATCATGAACTGCGACGAGTATCTGGACCTGATGCGGAAGCTGGCGGTCAACGACGGCCGACGGGCGGGCGTGGCACAGGCGGAAGGTTTCATCCAGCACGTCGGCGAAGGCCATCCGCAGGACAACGTGTTGAAACAACTGCTGGGCGAGAAATGCATTGAGTTCGTGAAGGAGTCCCGGCCCGGAGAAGCGCAAACCCGATAA
- a CDS encoding sodium/solute symporter (Members of the Solute:Sodium Symporter (SSS), TC 2.A.21 as described in tcdb.org, catalyze solute:Na+ symport. Known solutes for members of the family include sugars, amino acids, nucleosides, inositols, vitamins, urea or anions, depending on the system.), translated as MTFALSPLDIAVIAVSILAVVAVGLWAARNQEKSARGYFLASGRLPWYIIGAAFVSTSVSSEQIVGTVGATYKYGMGIANWEWWLVPTYGLMTLVFIPIWMRNRVITIPDFLARRFGPGCADIYSWVMLVAYVFVFLVPVLYSGSLALTELTRWNFYAVLWGMVALVALYTTKGGLSSVIWTDALQCLMLVGGGVILFFIALGKVPGGWAAMAAANPDRFHLYRPPGDEAAPFPGILLATFGVYIFYSAGNQVMAQRILAARSTWDGLMGVWWAGVVNLLRPLVTCFLGLIVFHWINVMHAAPPLKNPDEAFPFALRYLAPDWGLRGIILAGFLAAVMSTVSALANSTATIFGLDVYKRIFRPDADDARLVRMGRVASLAAMGIAALVAPSVAHLGGVFKYFQNGVTYLATPFISVMLLGLLWKRTNRQGALFGLIGGSAITLAMAFGAPLVGIKLHWLYVAAIAQAITMAGIVVISLLTSPPPESQWRPFHWTLTALKQYDDGVKRPWYQSVLLWWVIYTIVWVYLYWRFW; from the coding sequence ATGACCTTCGCCCTCAGCCCCCTGGATATCGCGGTCATCGCAGTTTCCATCCTGGCCGTGGTCGCGGTGGGGTTGTGGGCGGCGCGCAACCAGGAGAAATCGGCGCGCGGCTACTTCCTCGCTTCGGGCCGGCTGCCGTGGTACATCATCGGCGCGGCGTTTGTCTCCACGAGCGTGTCGAGTGAGCAGATCGTTGGCACGGTCGGCGCCACCTACAAATACGGCATGGGCATCGCGAACTGGGAATGGTGGTTGGTGCCCACCTACGGCCTGATGACGCTCGTGTTCATTCCGATCTGGATGCGCAACCGCGTCATCACCATCCCGGATTTTTTGGCACGCCGCTTTGGGCCGGGGTGCGCGGACATTTACAGTTGGGTGATGCTCGTTGCGTACGTCTTCGTGTTCCTGGTGCCGGTGCTTTACAGCGGGAGCCTCGCGCTGACCGAACTGACCCGCTGGAATTTTTACGCGGTGCTGTGGGGCATGGTCGCGCTCGTCGCGCTCTACACGACCAAGGGCGGCCTCTCGTCGGTCATCTGGACGGATGCCTTGCAATGTCTGATGCTCGTGGGCGGCGGGGTGATTTTGTTTTTCATCGCGTTGGGCAAAGTGCCGGGCGGCTGGGCTGCGATGGCAGCCGCGAACCCGGATCGGTTTCACCTTTACCGCCCACCCGGCGACGAAGCCGCGCCGTTTCCCGGCATCCTGCTGGCCACGTTCGGCGTGTACATCTTTTACTCCGCCGGCAACCAGGTGATGGCCCAACGAATCCTTGCCGCGCGCTCGACGTGGGACGGGTTGATGGGCGTGTGGTGGGCCGGCGTGGTCAACCTGCTCCGTCCGCTGGTCACGTGTTTCCTGGGCTTGATCGTGTTCCACTGGATCAACGTGATGCACGCCGCGCCGCCACTGAAGAATCCGGATGAGGCGTTCCCGTTTGCGCTGCGCTACCTCGCGCCCGATTGGGGACTGCGCGGCATCATCCTCGCCGGCTTTCTCGCCGCGGTCATGTCCACCGTCAGCGCGCTGGCCAACTCGACAGCCACGATTTTCGGCCTCGACGTTTACAAACGCATCTTCCGCCCCGACGCGGACGACGCGCGGCTGGTGCGGATGGGGCGCGTCGCCTCGCTGGCGGCGATGGGCATCGCCGCGCTTGTGGCCCCATCGGTCGCGCACTTGGGCGGCGTCTTCAAATATTTTCAAAATGGCGTGACTTACCTAGCCACGCCGTTCATCTCGGTGATGCTGCTCGGGCTGTTGTGGAAGCGGACCAATCGCCAGGGCGCGCTGTTCGGGTTGATCGGCGGCTCGGCGATCACGTTGGCGATGGCGTTCGGCGCGCCGTTGGTCGGCATCAAGCTGCACTGGCTTTACGTCGCGGCCATCGCGCAGGCGATCACCATGGCAGGAATCGTGGTGATTTCGCTGCTCACCTCACCGCCCCCGGAAAGTCAGTGGCGGCCATTCCACTGGACGCTCACAGCGCTCAAGCAATACGACGACGGCGTGAAACGCCCGTGGTATCAGAGCGTTTTGCTTTGGTGGGTCATTTACACCATCGTCTGGGTGTATCTCTATTGGCGGTTCTGGTGA
- a CDS encoding DUF4070 domain-containing protein produces MRILLVYPQNPDTFWSFKHVLRFVSKRSPFPPLGLLTIAAMLPADWKLKLVDLNVERLTDSDLRRADYVMISAMIVHRDSANEIVARCLALKKPVIAGGPLFTTGHEAFPAIQHFVLGEAEEIMPELVSDLIGGTVRPLYQATGRPDITRVPVPRWDLIDLRLYVTMAVQFSRGCPYDCEFCDIIIMNGRVPRTKTPAQLIEELESLRRHGWQDMVFIVDDNFIGDKKRTKSLLRELIAWRSRTRPSLGFFTEASVNLADDAELCELMVKAGFKKVFVGIETPSPESLQECHKLQNKGRDLVATIHTLQRAGMEVMGGFIVGFDSDKHDIFKRQFEFIQNSGVVTAMVGLLQALPQTRLYQRLVKEGRMETASTGNNTEAVLNFRTKLDREFLQSGYRELMKKLYEPKVYYQRIRTFMEQHRSRGPRLRLSGTDFRAFVKTFWLLGVWDRGRHFYWKFFWSTLLRRPRQFRHAIELAVLGYHFRRIASRL; encoded by the coding sequence ATGAGGATTCTCTTGGTTTATCCGCAAAACCCGGACACGTTTTGGAGTTTCAAACACGTGCTGCGTTTTGTTTCGAAGCGATCCCCCTTCCCGCCGCTCGGCCTGCTCACCATCGCCGCGATGCTGCCCGCCGATTGGAAGCTCAAGTTGGTGGATTTGAATGTGGAGCGGCTCACGGACAGCGATTTACGCCGGGCCGATTACGTGATGATCAGCGCGATGATCGTGCACAGGGATTCAGCAAATGAAATCGTGGCGCGGTGTCTGGCGCTTAAAAAACCGGTCATCGCCGGCGGTCCGCTCTTCACGACCGGCCACGAAGCGTTTCCCGCGATTCAGCATTTCGTTTTGGGCGAAGCTGAGGAAATCATGCCGGAACTGGTTTCGGACCTGATCGGTGGAACGGTGCGTCCGCTCTATCAGGCCACGGGCCGGCCCGACATCACGCGCGTGCCCGTGCCGCGCTGGGACCTCATTGATTTGCGGCTGTACGTCACGATGGCGGTTCAATTCTCGCGGGGCTGCCCCTACGACTGCGAATTCTGCGACATCATCATCATGAATGGCCGCGTGCCCCGCACCAAGACCCCGGCGCAACTCATCGAGGAGCTTGAATCATTGCGGCGACATGGGTGGCAGGACATGGTTTTTATCGTGGATGATAATTTCATCGGCGACAAAAAGCGGACGAAGAGTCTGCTCCGCGAGTTGATTGCCTGGCGTTCGCGCACGCGGCCCAGCCTGGGTTTCTTTACGGAGGCCTCCGTCAATCTGGCTGATGATGCAGAACTTTGCGAGTTGATGGTCAAGGCGGGCTTCAAAAAAGTTTTTGTCGGCATCGAAACGCCATCGCCCGAAAGCCTCCAGGAATGTCACAAGCTCCAGAACAAAGGCCGCGATCTCGTCGCCACCATCCACACCCTCCAGCGCGCCGGGATGGAAGTGATGGGCGGATTCATTGTCGGCTTCGACAGCGACAAGCATGACATCTTCAAGCGCCAATTCGAGTTCATCCAAAACTCGGGCGTGGTCACCGCCATGGTGGGTCTCTTGCAGGCGTTGCCGCAAACCAGACTGTATCAACGATTGGTGAAGGAGGGTCGCATGGAAACGGCCAGCACCGGTAACAACACCGAAGCGGTGCTCAATTTCAGAACCAAGCTGGACCGGGAGTTCCTGCAATCTGGTTACCGTGAATTGATGAAGAAACTTTACGAGCCGAAAGTTTATTACCAAAGAATCCGGACTTTCATGGAACAGCACCGGTCCCGCGGCCCGCGTTTGCGGCTTTCGGGAACTGATTTTCGCGCGTTCGTGAAAACCTTCTGGCTGCTCGGCGTTTGGGACCGGGGTCGCCACTTTTACTGGAAGTTTTTCTGGAGCACGTTGCTGCGTCGGCCAAGGCAGTTTCGTCATGCCATCGAACTCGCCGTTCTGGGCTACCATTTTCGCCGCATCGCCAGCCGCCTCTAA
- a CDS encoding uroporphyrinogen decarboxylase family protein, giving the protein MTGRERILAHLNGRPVDRLPLMPITMMFACDQIGARYRDYCTDHRVRVEAQIRTAETFGFDYVNTMSDPAREAADCGAVVEYFDDQPVAIVEEQALLTDKTRLARLKMPDPLGGGRMHNAVQAVALHKEKLRGDKLIEGWVEGPCAEAADLRGINNLMLDFFDDPPFVRDLFQFVIDLELRFARCQVEAGAEAIGIGDAAASLVGPRIYETFVWPYEKKLVDGIQALGALVRLHICGNTRPILGGMGRLGCDIVDLDSLATLSEARQQMGASQVLLGNINPVVVLRNGDALGVTKAIAECHRQAGARYIVGAGCEIPRDTPRENVHALAEYARRQTPV; this is encoded by the coding sequence ATGACTGGTCGTGAACGAATTTTAGCCCACTTGAACGGTCGTCCAGTGGATCGACTGCCGCTGATGCCCATCACCATGATGTTCGCGTGCGACCAGATTGGCGCGCGGTATCGCGATTATTGCACCGATCATCGCGTGCGGGTCGAAGCGCAGATCCGCACGGCGGAAACCTTCGGCTTCGATTACGTCAATACGATGTCCGACCCGGCGCGCGAAGCGGCGGATTGCGGCGCGGTCGTGGAGTATTTCGACGACCAGCCGGTGGCGATAGTCGAAGAACAAGCGTTGTTGACGGACAAGACCAGGCTGGCGCGGCTGAAAATGCCCGACCCGCTCGGCGGTGGGCGAATGCACAACGCTGTCCAGGCGGTTGCGCTCCACAAAGAAAAGTTGCGCGGCGACAAATTGATCGAAGGCTGGGTTGAAGGCCCGTGCGCCGAAGCGGCCGACCTGCGCGGCATCAACAATCTCATGCTGGATTTTTTCGACGACCCGCCATTCGTGCGCGACCTGTTCCAGTTCGTCATCGATCTGGAATTGCGCTTTGCCCGCTGCCAGGTCGAAGCGGGCGCGGAGGCGATTGGGATCGGCGACGCCGCTGCGTCCCTCGTCGGTCCGCGAATCTACGAAACCTTTGTCTGGCCGTACGAGAAGAAACTGGTGGATGGCATTCAGGCGCTCGGGGCTTTGGTGCGATTGCACATTTGCGGCAACACGCGTCCCATTCTCGGCGGCATGGGCCGGCTCGGCTGCGACATTGTGGATTTGGATTCACTGGCGACCCTGTCCGAAGCACGGCAGCAAATGGGCGCCAGCCAGGTTCTGCTTGGCAACATCAATCCTGTGGTGGTGTTGCGCAACGGCGATGCCCTCGGCGTGACGAAGGCGATTGCGGAATGTCATCGCCAGGCAGGGGCGCGTTACATCGTCGGCGCAGGTTGTGAAATTCCGCGCGACACGCCCCGGGAAAATGTTCACGCACTGGCAGAGTATGCACGCCGTCAAACACCTGTTTGA
- a CDS encoding homocysteine S-methyltransferase family protein: MSSLIANLLARGPVVTDGAWGTELQARGLATGENPDAWNLAHPDLVREVADAYVAAGSQIILTNTFGANRIRLAEFGLADRVAEINRAGVEISREAANGHARVFASIGPSGKLLMSGDIGADELADAFAEQAQALANAGADALVIETMADLAEARLAVGGAHTTGLPIVACLVFDSGKNKDRTMMGNTPEQAVADLVAAGADVIGANCGQGIASFAAICRRLRAATDRPIWLKPNAGLPRLVDGRAHYDVTPEIFASYVPELIELGADFVGGCCGTRPEFIAAIQQRLFAVHSIR, translated from the coding sequence GTGAGTTCACTAATCGCTAATCTTCTTGCCCGAGGGCCGGTTGTGACCGACGGCGCCTGGGGGACGGAGCTACAGGCGCGTGGATTGGCCACCGGCGAAAATCCCGATGCTTGGAACCTCGCCCATCCAGACCTCGTCCGTGAGGTTGCCGACGCCTATGTTGCGGCCGGCAGCCAGATCATTTTGACCAATACCTTCGGCGCCAACCGGATTCGGTTGGCGGAGTTTGGTCTGGCCGACCGGGTTGCGGAGATTAATCGAGCCGGTGTTGAGATCTCGCGGGAAGCGGCCAATGGCCACGCCCGCGTTTTCGCGTCGATTGGCCCCAGCGGAAAATTGTTGATGAGTGGCGACATCGGCGCGGACGAATTGGCCGACGCCTTTGCGGAACAGGCGCAGGCACTGGCCAACGCCGGCGCGGACGCGCTCGTGATCGAAACAATGGCGGACCTGGCGGAAGCGCGCTTGGCGGTGGGTGGCGCGCACACGACCGGTTTGCCGATTGTGGCGTGCCTGGTGTTTGATTCGGGCAAAAACAAAGACCGCACGATGATGGGGAACACGCCGGAGCAGGCCGTCGCGGACTTGGTCGCGGCGGGCGCGGATGTGATCGGCGCAAACTGCGGGCAGGGCATCGCGTCGTTCGCCGCAATTTGCCGGCGGCTGCGGGCGGCCACCGACCGCCCGATCTGGCTCAAGCCCAACGCGGGTTTGCCCAGGCTGGTCGATGGCCGGGCGCACTACGACGTGACGCCCGAAATATTCGCCAGCTACGTTCCTGAACTGATCGAACTGGGTGCGGACTTTGTGGGCGGCTGTTGCGGCACGCGACCGGAGTTCATTGCGGCCATCCAGCAGCGTCTCTTCGCCGTGCACTCCATCCGCTGA
- a CDS encoding DUF2249 domain-containing protein: MNETLKAPQTSPLVLDTRPFFARGATPCDAIDNVVARLRPGQPLVLLVPFEPVPLYTKLGREGFVHQTTQMEDGTWRVEFRKGA, encoded by the coding sequence ATGAACGAAACCTTGAAGGCCCCGCAAACCAGCCCGCTCGTGCTGGACACGCGCCCATTCTTTGCGCGCGGCGCCACACCGTGCGATGCGATTGACAACGTTGTCGCGCGGCTGCGGCCTGGACAACCTTTGGTCCTGCTCGTACCCTTCGAGCCGGTGCCGCTTTACACCAAGCTGGGCAGAGAAGGGTTTGTGCACCAGACGACCCAAATGGAAGACGGCACCTGGCGGGTGGAATTCCGGAAGGGCGCTTGA
- a CDS encoding HAD family hydrolase, whose amino-acid sequence MSDPAQVLRDFKPTKEFFIGIDSDGCVFDTMEIKHKECFAPMFIKHFNLQAASKYAREVWDFVNLYSKTRGANRFPALSRALNLLRERPQVVARKVVVPATKTLDQWVAHETKLSNATLSAAVRNGNQELATVLTWSHAVNAMIGDIVKGVPPFPRFRESLGQMKQKADTIVVSQTPTEALEREWAEHDIASAVQLIAGQELGTKTEHIKFAAAGKYPSEKILMIGDAPGDFKAAKSNQALFYPIVPGREEASWQRLYDEALERFFAGEYAGDYEAQLVSEFDASLPEKPGW is encoded by the coding sequence ATGAGCGACCCGGCCCAAGTATTGCGCGACTTCAAACCAACGAAGGAATTTTTCATTGGTATTGATTCGGACGGCTGCGTGTTTGACACGATGGAGATCAAACACAAGGAATGTTTCGCGCCGATGTTCATCAAGCATTTCAACCTGCAAGCGGCGAGCAAATACGCCCGCGAGGTTTGGGACTTCGTCAATCTCTACTCGAAGACGCGCGGCGCGAATCGCTTCCCCGCCCTCTCGCGCGCTTTGAATCTGCTGCGCGAACGTCCACAAGTCGTCGCCCGCAAGGTCGTCGTGCCCGCCACCAAAACGCTCGACCAATGGGTTGCTCACGAAACCAAGTTGAGCAACGCCACGTTGAGCGCGGCGGTCAGAAACGGGAACCAGGAACTCGCAACGGTTTTGACCTGGTCCCACGCGGTCAACGCCATGATCGGGGACATTGTCAAAGGCGTGCCGCCCTTCCCGCGGTTTCGCGAGAGCCTTGGCCAGATGAAGCAGAAGGCCGATACGATTGTGGTTTCCCAAACTCCGACCGAGGCTTTGGAACGGGAGTGGGCCGAGCACGACATCGCCAGCGCGGTGCAACTGATCGCGGGTCAGGAACTGGGCACGAAAACCGAACACATCAAATTCGCCGCGGCTGGAAAATATCCGTCAGAGAAGATCTTGATGATCGGCGATGCCCCAGGGGATTTCAAAGCGGCGAAATCGAACCAGGCGCTTTTCTATCCTATCGTGCCCGGCCGCGAGGAAGCTTCCTGGCAACGTTTATACGACGAAGCTCTCGAAAGGTTTTTCGCCGGCGAATACGCCGGTGATTACGAGGCGCAACTCGTGAGCGAGTTCGACGCGAGTCTCCCGGAAAAACCCGGCTGGTAA